A window of Nitrospirota bacterium contains these coding sequences:
- the rny gene encoding ribonuclease Y: MIEYVAVLIAGLAGGFGLGLLIKGKVAAGKIRDAEEESARIVATAEREAENKRKEAVLEVKDKLYQARAEFEKENREKRQELQNQERRLEQKEENLEKKVDLIEKREAEAVRRERELSGREKIAAEKEDRFEKGLREQRQMLEKIASMTAEEAKRQLMISMEDEAKFEAAKSIKRIEDEAKEEADKKAKNIISLAIQRYASDYVAEATVSVVNLPNDEMKGRIIGREGRNIRALEAATGIDLIIDDTPEAVILSCYDPLRREIARLTIERLMQDGRIHPARIEEIAEKVRKELDIAMKDEGEKAAFDLGIHNLHPEIIKLIGRLKYRTSYGQNVLMHSREVAYFAGIMAAECGVDQKLARRAGLLHDLGKSIDHEVEGTHPQIGGDLAKKYGESAKVINSILTHHGDGEPSTVEAVLVAAADALSAGRPGVRRETLESYLKRLEQLESAANSFKGVEKSYAIQAGREIRIIVKPEDLSDAHSAQLSRDIAKKIEQELSYPGQIKVTVVRESRYVEYAK; this comes from the coding sequence ATGATCGAATATGTTGCAGTATTGATAGCCGGGTTGGCCGGCGGTTTCGGTCTTGGACTGCTGATCAAGGGAAAAGTGGCGGCAGGCAAGATCAGGGACGCGGAGGAGGAGTCGGCGCGTATCGTGGCGACCGCCGAGCGGGAAGCGGAGAACAAACGCAAGGAAGCCGTCCTCGAGGTGAAAGACAAGCTCTACCAGGCCCGCGCCGAGTTCGAAAAGGAAAACCGGGAGAAAAGGCAGGAACTGCAGAACCAGGAGCGCAGGCTGGAGCAAAAGGAAGAGAACCTCGAAAAGAAAGTCGACCTGATCGAGAAGAGGGAGGCCGAGGCTGTCCGGCGCGAGCGCGAGCTGTCGGGGCGCGAAAAGATCGCGGCCGAGAAGGAGGATCGGTTCGAGAAAGGGCTTCGCGAGCAGCGGCAGATGCTTGAAAAAATCGCAAGCATGACCGCCGAGGAGGCGAAGCGCCAGCTCATGATCTCCATGGAGGACGAGGCCAAGTTCGAGGCCGCCAAGTCCATCAAGCGCATCGAGGACGAGGCCAAGGAAGAGGCGGACAAGAAGGCGAAGAATATCATCAGCCTGGCCATCCAGAGGTATGCGAGCGATTATGTGGCAGAGGCGACCGTGTCCGTGGTGAACCTGCCGAACGACGAGATGAAGGGCAGGATCATCGGGCGGGAGGGCAGGAACATCCGCGCCCTCGAGGCGGCAACCGGGATCGACCTCATCATCGACGACACTCCCGAGGCCGTCATCCTGTCCTGCTATGACCCCCTTCGCCGGGAGATCGCACGGCTCACGATAGAGCGATTGATGCAGGACGGCAGGATCCACCCGGCCCGGATCGAGGAGATCGCCGAAAAGGTCCGGAAGGAGCTCGACATCGCCATGAAGGACGAGGGCGAGAAGGCGGCCTTCGACCTCGGCATCCACAATTTGCACCCCGAGATCATCAAGCTCATCGGCAGGCTCAAGTATCGCACGAGCTACGGCCAGAACGTGCTCATGCATTCACGGGAAGTCGCGTACTTCGCCGGTATCATGGCCGCCGAATGCGGTGTCGACCAGAAACTGGCGCGGCGCGCAGGACTGCTCCATGACCTGGGCAAGTCCATCGACCACGAAGTTGAGGGAACCCACCCCCAGATCGGCGGCGACCTTGCCAAGAAGTACGGTGAGTCCGCCAAGGTGATCAATTCTATTTTGACCCATCATGGCGACGGCGAGCCGAGCACGGTGGAGGCGGTTCTCGTCGCGGCAGCGGATGCTCTGTCTGCGGGCAGGCCGGGCGTGCGGCGCGAGACGCTCGAAAGCTATCTCAAGCGGCTCGAACAGCTCGAGTCCGCAGCGAATTCGTTCAAGGGAGTCGAGAAATCCTATGCCATCCAGGCTGGCCGCGAGATCCGCATCATCGTGAAGCCGGAAGACCTGTCGGATGCGCATTCGGCGCAGCTTTCCCGGGACATCGCCAAGAAGATCGAACAAGAACTGTCCTATCCCGGCCAGATCAAAGTGACCGTGGTCCGCGAGAGCAGGTACGTAGAGTACGCGAAGTAG
- the ftsY gene encoding signal recognition particle-docking protein FtsY, with the protein MFGVFKSLSDGLVKTRKNISEKVGSLVLGEKIDDRVLDELEEALVASDIGMETASEVLLDLKERFRRKELSTPGEIRQRLKQVLYDIASARSAQLLLTAFPSVILVVGVNGAGKTTTIGKLAYRLRAEGKKVMLAAGDTFRAAASEQLSIWGERAGIPVIKHQEGADPAAVVFDAVTAAKARAIDVLIVDTAGRLHTKSNLMEELKKVKRVLARELPGAPHETLLVLDATTGQNSLVQARMFHEAVGVTGIVLTKLDGTSRGGIVFAIDKELPMSVKFIGIGEAIEDLREFDPRDFVDALL; encoded by the coding sequence ATGTTCGGTGTATTTAAAAGCCTGAGCGACGGGCTGGTAAAAACAAGAAAAAATATTTCCGAGAAGGTCGGTTCTCTGGTTCTGGGCGAGAAGATCGACGACCGCGTTCTCGATGAACTGGAGGAAGCCCTCGTTGCTTCCGATATTGGTATGGAGACGGCCTCCGAGGTTCTGCTGGACCTCAAAGAGCGCTTCAGGCGAAAGGAGCTGTCCACTCCCGGTGAAATCAGGCAGCGCCTCAAGCAGGTCCTCTACGACATCGCGAGCGCCCGGTCAGCTCAATTGTTATTGACCGCTTTTCCCTCCGTTATCCTCGTTGTGGGTGTTAACGGCGCAGGCAAGACGACGACGATCGGCAAGCTGGCTTACCGGCTCCGCGCCGAGGGGAAAAAAGTTATGCTGGCGGCCGGCGATACCTTCCGGGCAGCGGCGTCGGAACAGCTTTCTATCTGGGGTGAGCGTGCGGGAATTCCCGTGATCAAGCACCAGGAAGGGGCCGACCCGGCGGCTGTTGTTTTCGATGCAGTGACGGCGGCCAAGGCGCGGGCGATCGATGTCCTCATTGTCGACACGGCGGGCAGGCTTCATACAAAGTCGAACCTGATGGAGGAGTTGAAAAAAGTCAAGCGTGTGCTGGCGCGGGAACTGCCCGGCGCACCCCATGAAACGCTGCTGGTCCTTGACGCAACTACAGGCCAGAACTCTCTCGTGCAGGCGAGGATGTTTCATGAGGCTGTCGGCGTCACCGGTATCGTTCTGACGAAACTCGACGGGACCTCCCGGGGCGGCATTGTATTTGCCATCGACAAGGAACTGCCCATGTCAGTCAAGTTTATCGGCATCGGGGAAGCCATCGAGGACCTCAGGGAGTTCGACCCGAGGGACTTCGTCGACGCGCTGCTCTAG
- the xseA gene encoding exodeoxyribonuclease VII large subunit produces MQSHILTVTQFTAQVKTLLEGAFPDVWVEGEISNLSTPQSGHSYFTLKDELSQVRAVLFRSSQRFLKFTLQHGMQVICRGRVGLYEPRGEYQIILEYVEPRGAGALQLAFEQLKARLEQEGLFDLERKKPLPLLPRRVGVITSPTGAAIHDMLRVIRRRHPRMHILIYPVPVQGPDAAPAIIEAIGYFNKEHRVDVMIVGRGGGSLEDLWAFNEEQVARAIFSSKIPVISAVGHETDYTIADFVADLRAPTPSAAAEMVVRSEERLRELVASLDAGLTRSIRNKMERSRTALHGSARMLTDPRRFLERQSLRIDELTGRLVTGLRHTARRDRALLNSLTASLTHLNPLGILSRGYSITRKHPAGAVIKSAADVARGDVISTVLHRGGILSRVEQAEPGVEQ; encoded by the coding sequence ATGCAAAGCCATATTCTCACTGTCACGCAGTTCACCGCGCAGGTCAAGACCCTTCTGGAAGGAGCCTTTCCCGATGTCTGGGTGGAAGGCGAGATTTCCAATCTCTCGACGCCCCAGTCGGGACATTCCTACTTCACTCTGAAGGACGAACTGAGCCAGGTCCGGGCCGTGTTATTCCGCTCCTCTCAGCGTTTTCTCAAGTTCACGCTCCAGCATGGTATGCAGGTGATCTGCCGCGGCAGGGTCGGCCTCTATGAGCCGCGCGGTGAGTATCAGATCATTCTGGAATATGTCGAGCCCAGGGGTGCGGGTGCGCTGCAACTGGCTTTTGAACAGCTGAAGGCGAGGCTGGAGCAGGAGGGGCTCTTCGACCTGGAGCGCAAGAAGCCGCTGCCCCTCCTCCCGCGCCGGGTCGGCGTCATCACCTCACCGACCGGTGCAGCCATCCATGACATGCTCCGCGTCATCAGGCGAAGGCATCCCCGCATGCACATTCTGATTTACCCTGTCCCGGTGCAGGGGCCCGATGCCGCTCCGGCCATCATCGAAGCGATCGGGTATTTCAACAAGGAGCACAGAGTGGACGTTATGATCGTCGGTCGCGGCGGCGGTTCGCTCGAGGATCTGTGGGCGTTCAACGAAGAGCAGGTGGCCCGGGCGATCTTTTCGTCGAAGATACCGGTGATATCTGCGGTTGGTCATGAGACGGACTATACCATCGCGGATTTCGTGGCGGATCTCAGGGCACCGACGCCGTCGGCGGCAGCGGAGATGGTCGTCCGGAGCGAGGAACGACTTCGCGAACTCGTCGCGTCGCTCGATGCCGGACTGACGAGAAGCATACGGAACAAAATGGAGCGTTCTCGCACTGCCCTGCACGGGTCCGCCAGGATGCTCACGGATCCCCGGAGGTTCCTGGAACGCCAGTCGCTCCGGATCGATGAACTCACCGGTCGACTCGTCACCGGTTTGCGTCACACCGCCCGAAGGGACCGCGCGCTGCTGAACTCGCTGACCGCCAGCCTCACTCACTTGAACCCGCTCGGCATCCTGTCCCGCGGCTACAGCATCACCAGAAAGCATCCTGCCGGTGCCGTCATCAAGAGCGCAGCCGATGTGGCGCGGGGTGATGTCATCAGCACGGTCCTGCATCGGGGAGGGATCCTGTCTCGCGTCGAGCAGGCGGAACCCGGCGTGGAACAATAA
- a CDS encoding cell division protein ZapA encodes MESVQVEIFGQIYTIKGKDDAGYIKHLADFVDTKMKEVRQGTGTSDPHRVAILTALTISDELYRIREEHSALRQSAERRLQSLLDLTSQGEDRRARPQRAAEPSS; translated from the coding sequence ATGGAGAGCGTTCAGGTTGAAATCTTCGGACAAATATATACGATCAAGGGCAAAGATGACGCCGGTTATATCAAACATCTGGCCGACTTTGTCGATACCAAGATGAAGGAAGTCCGACAGGGGACCGGGACATCGGACCCCCACCGTGTCGCAATCCTGACCGCCCTTACGATCAGTGACGAGCTCTACCGCATTCGTGAAGAACACAGCGCGCTCCGGCAGTCCGCGGAAAGAAGGCTTCAGAGCCTGCTTGATCTGACAAGCCAGGGTGAAGATCGCAGGGCGCGTCCCCAGAGAGCAGCAGAGCCATCATCGTAA
- a CDS encoding replication-associated recombination protein A, which yields MMPEPASQPLAWRMRPRDLSEFIGQRHVLGEGKLLRRAIEADRLMSLILYGPPGTGKTALAHLIAERSRAHFVSLNAVTAGVGDIRRVSQESVAERSQSGKRTILFIDEIHRFTRVQQDALLPDVEQGTITLIGASTSNPFFAIIPALSSRSQIFEFKPLEPSDIRTLLLRAVDDRERGLGNLQVEIAPEALDFIVARSNGDARRALNALELGVLSTRPRPDGSILYDLPAAEESIQKKALVYDEDEHYDTISAFIKSMRGSDPDAAVYWMAKMIYAGEDPLFIARRIVVAASEDVGNADPRAIMVATAAYQAVERIGMPEGALPLAQAAVYVAAAPKSNASYLAVKGALKDIEEGALLPVPDYLKDASYKGAERMGRGRGYKYPHDYPGHYTVQDYLPQRREYYRPTEQGDEKRIKERLAGLKKRHQEERQ from the coding sequence ATGATGCCGGAACCCGCTAGTCAGCCGCTGGCTTGGCGAATGAGGCCTCGCGACCTTTCGGAGTTCATAGGACAGCGGCATGTGCTCGGGGAAGGGAAACTGTTACGGCGCGCAATTGAGGCCGACCGGCTGATGTCACTAATCCTGTACGGGCCTCCCGGGACGGGCAAGACAGCGCTTGCGCACCTCATCGCAGAGAGGAGCCGCGCCCATTTCGTTTCCCTGAACGCGGTTACCGCAGGTGTCGGCGATATTCGGCGCGTATCGCAGGAGTCTGTTGCCGAGCGCAGCCAGAGCGGTAAAAGGACAATCCTGTTCATAGACGAGATCCACCGCTTTACCCGCGTTCAGCAGGACGCTCTTCTGCCGGACGTGGAGCAGGGAACAATCACGCTTATCGGGGCGTCCACGTCGAACCCCTTCTTCGCCATCATTCCTGCCCTGTCATCGCGGTCACAGATCTTCGAATTCAAGCCGCTGGAGCCCTCGGACATCAGAACGCTGCTTCTGCGCGCGGTCGACGACAGGGAGAGAGGGCTCGGGAATCTGCAGGTCGAGATCGCTCCCGAGGCACTCGATTTCATTGTCGCCAGATCGAACGGTGACGCCCGGCGAGCGTTGAACGCGCTGGAGCTCGGCGTTCTTTCGACCCGTCCGCGTCCCGACGGCTCTATCCTGTATGATCTCCCCGCTGCGGAGGAGTCTATACAGAAAAAGGCGCTCGTCTATGACGAGGACGAGCATTACGACACCATATCGGCGTTCATCAAGAGCATGCGGGGGAGCGATCCCGACGCCGCGGTCTACTGGATGGCAAAGATGATCTATGCCGGGGAAGACCCGCTTTTCATCGCCCGTCGGATCGTGGTCGCCGCAAGTGAGGACGTGGGAAACGCCGATCCCCGCGCCATCATGGTGGCGACCGCTGCATACCAGGCCGTGGAGCGCATCGGTATGCCCGAGGGTGCGCTGCCCCTGGCGCAGGCGGCCGTGTATGTTGCCGCCGCCCCCAAGAGCAACGCGTCCTATCTCGCCGTAAAAGGAGCGCTGAAGGATATCGAGGAGGGAGCGCTGTTGCCCGTACCCGATTATTTGAAGGACGCCAGTTACAAAGGGGCCGAGCGGATGGGCAGGGGCAGAGGGTACAAGTATCCGCATGATTATCCGGGACACTATACGGTCCAGGACTACCTCCCGCAGAGGCGGGAATACTACCGGCCCACGGAGCAGGGCGACGAAAAACGCATCAAGGAACGCCTTGCCGGGCTGAAGAAGAGACACCAGGAGGAAAGACAATGA
- a CDS encoding TIGR00282 family metallophosphoesterase — MKVLFIGDIVGEPGRKMLRAQMARLTETYAPDLVIANGENSAGGFGITSEIAEELFSLGVHALTSGNHVWDKKEIEPYLAKQDRLIRPANYPEGNPGYGSVVISTSAGKAAVLNLEGRVFMSSLRDPFRVAEQEIEKLKQETAVVIIDFHAEATSEKIALAWHLDGKATAVIGTHTHVQTADERILPGGTAFITDAGMTGPTDSVIGVKKEQAIARFLYQTPHRFELAKGPVHLNAVYLDVDAASGIANSIERVQLK, encoded by the coding sequence TTGAAGGTTTTGTTCATCGGAGACATCGTCGGCGAGCCGGGCAGGAAGATGCTGCGGGCCCAGATGGCCCGCCTCACTGAAACCTATGCGCCCGATCTGGTGATCGCGAACGGAGAGAACTCCGCAGGCGGGTTCGGGATCACATCGGAGATCGCCGAGGAGCTCTTCTCGCTCGGGGTTCACGCGTTGACCTCCGGCAACCACGTCTGGGACAAAAAGGAGATCGAACCCTATCTGGCGAAGCAGGACAGGCTCATCAGGCCTGCTAATTACCCCGAAGGGAACCCGGGCTACGGCAGTGTGGTCATATCAACCAGCGCGGGCAAGGCAGCCGTCCTGAATCTGGAAGGAAGGGTCTTCATGTCCAGCCTCCGGGACCCCTTCCGGGTGGCCGAGCAGGAGATCGAGAAACTGAAGCAGGAAACAGCCGTTGTCATCATCGATTTTCACGCAGAGGCCACTTCGGAAAAGATCGCGCTTGCCTGGCACCTCGACGGCAAGGCGACTGCCGTGATCGGCACGCATACGCACGTACAGACTGCAGACGAACGGATCCTTCCGGGCGGAACGGCCTTCATTACGGACGCAGGAATGACCGGACCGACCGATTCGGTCATCGGGGTGAAGAAGGAGCAGGCGATCGCACGGTTCCTGTACCAGACGCCTCACCGCTTTGAACTCGCGAAAGGACCCGTTCATCTCAACGCCGTGTACCTTGATGTCGACGCAGCGAGCGGGATCGCGAACAGCATAGAAAGAGTGCAGCTCAAGTAA